The following proteins are encoded in a genomic region of Spirosoma sp. SC4-14:
- a CDS encoding glycoside hydrolase family 127 protein, which yields MHLSRTHIQYIVLVAALTSFSTGWGQTNALVNTSKSKFARLESTDLNAVKWTTGFWADRFAVCRDSMVPHLWDTYTNPNVSHAFRNFEIAAGLESGNFKGPSFHDGDFYKTLESVASMYALTKDKKLDEQMDKAIAVIAKVQAPDGYVYTKAIIQQKKTGETKMFDGAAFRDKLSFEAYNFGHLMTAACVHYRATGKTSLLTIAKKATDFLIGFYDKASPEQARNAICPSHYMGITEMYRTTRDPKYLALAKKLIDIRGMSEGTDDNSDRVPFRQMKKVIGHAVRANYLFAGAADVFAETGDSTLLTTLDLMWDDVVNRKMYVTGGCGALYDGVSPEGTSYKPDTVQKIHQAYGKAYQLPNHSAHNETCANIGNLLWNYRMLQITGQAKYADVMELALYNSILSGISLGGTRFFYTNPLSASDDYPYQMRWMGGRQPYISLSNCCPPNTARTMAEVSSYAYSISDKGLWLNLFGGSQLTSVLKDGSSVRLTQITNYPWDGAVNLQLEQAPAKPFSVFVRIPGWCQGATIRVNGAALSVPVRSGEYAEINRTWKAGDKVDINLPMPVKLIESNPLVEENRNQVAVKRGPIVYCLESVDNPKTKLTNVALSSKNDLKPTAVTINNAQLMALEGDANLLNEGNWTNQLYREVSDKAPAPTRVRLIPYYAWANRGHSEMEVWIPFIR from the coding sequence ATGCACCTTAGCCGAACCCACATCCAATATATCGTACTGGTTGCTGCCCTTACCTCATTCTCAACGGGTTGGGGCCAGACAAACGCACTTGTCAATACCTCAAAAAGTAAGTTTGCCCGGCTGGAAAGCACGGACCTCAACGCAGTGAAATGGACGACGGGCTTTTGGGCTGACCGGTTCGCCGTTTGCCGCGATTCGATGGTGCCGCACCTGTGGGATACCTACACCAATCCGAACGTTAGTCATGCGTTCCGCAACTTCGAAATAGCAGCTGGTCTGGAATCGGGGAACTTCAAAGGGCCTTCGTTTCATGATGGGGATTTTTACAAAACGCTGGAGTCCGTGGCGAGTATGTATGCGCTCACGAAAGATAAAAAGCTGGACGAGCAGATGGATAAAGCCATTGCCGTGATTGCCAAAGTGCAGGCTCCCGACGGCTACGTATACACTAAGGCAATTATCCAGCAGAAAAAAACGGGTGAAACGAAAATGTTTGATGGGGCGGCCTTCCGTGATAAGCTCAGCTTTGAAGCCTACAACTTTGGCCACCTCATGACGGCGGCCTGTGTGCATTACCGGGCAACGGGTAAAACATCCCTGCTGACCATTGCTAAAAAAGCCACCGACTTTCTGATTGGTTTTTACGACAAAGCCAGTCCTGAACAGGCACGTAACGCCATCTGTCCTTCGCACTATATGGGTATAACGGAGATGTACCGCACCACCCGCGATCCGAAATACCTGGCTCTGGCCAAAAAGTTGATTGATATTCGGGGCATGTCGGAGGGAACAGACGACAACTCGGACCGGGTACCGTTTCGACAGATGAAAAAAGTGATTGGCCATGCCGTTCGCGCCAATTATCTGTTTGCCGGAGCCGCCGATGTGTTTGCCGAAACCGGCGATAGTACGTTGCTAACGACGCTTGATCTGATGTGGGATGATGTGGTTAACCGTAAGATGTACGTAACGGGCGGCTGCGGAGCACTCTATGACGGCGTTTCGCCGGAAGGAACGTCGTACAAGCCCGATACAGTGCAGAAAATCCATCAGGCTTACGGCAAGGCTTACCAACTGCCCAATCACTCGGCGCACAACGAAACCTGCGCTAACATTGGCAACCTGCTCTGGAACTACCGGATGCTCCAGATTACGGGGCAGGCCAAATACGCCGACGTAATGGAGCTGGCACTCTACAACAGCATTCTGTCGGGAATTAGCCTGGGCGGTACCCGGTTTTTTTACACCAATCCCCTGAGCGCGTCCGACGACTATCCGTATCAAATGCGCTGGATGGGCGGTCGTCAACCCTATATTAGCCTGTCGAACTGCTGCCCGCCGAATACGGCACGTACTATGGCTGAAGTCAGCAGCTATGCCTACAGTATTTCCGATAAAGGGCTGTGGCTGAATCTGTTTGGAGGCAGTCAGTTGACGAGTGTCCTCAAAGATGGCTCGTCCGTTCGCCTGACCCAAATCACAAACTACCCCTGGGACGGTGCCGTTAATCTTCAGTTGGAACAGGCTCCAGCAAAACCCTTCTCAGTTTTTGTGCGCATTCCGGGCTGGTGCCAGGGTGCAACAATCAGGGTAAATGGCGCAGCTTTATCGGTTCCTGTCCGGTCAGGCGAATATGCTGAGATCAATCGTACGTGGAAAGCGGGTGATAAGGTTGACATCAATCTGCCAATGCCCGTAAAATTGATCGAATCGAACCCGCTGGTTGAGGAGAACCGCAATCAGGTAGCCGTTAAACGCGGACCCATTGTGTACTGCCTGGAATCGGTCGATAATCCGAAAACGAAGCTGACCAACGTGGCGCTGTCGTCGAAAAATGATTTAAAACCTACGGCTGTTACGATTAATAACGCTCAATTGATGGCATTAGAAGGTGACGCCAATCTGTTGAACGAAGGTAACTGGACCAACCAGCTTTACCGGGAAGTATCGGACAAAGCTCCTGCTCCGACCCGTGTGCGGCTGATTCCATACTACGCCTGGGCCAACCGTGGTCACTCAGAAATGGAAGTCTGGATTCCGTTTATTCGGTAG
- a CDS encoding DUF4256 domain-containing protein — translation MSSIKQLSPEQRDGLLSGLKARFEKNMSRHTGLNWAAVQAKLEASPEKLWSLQEMESTGGEPDVVGRDARTDEYIFYDCSAETPKGRRSICYDREALEARKENKPANNALDMAAAMGVELLTEEQYRELQTLGKFDQKTSSWISTPPAIRKLGGALFCDRRYDTVFVYHNGAESYYGVRGFRSSLRV, via the coding sequence ATGAGTTCTATAAAGCAATTGTCGCCCGAACAGCGGGACGGGCTACTCAGTGGGTTAAAAGCCCGTTTTGAGAAGAATATGAGCCGCCATACTGGCCTCAACTGGGCGGCTGTACAGGCAAAGCTGGAAGCCAGTCCAGAAAAACTGTGGTCGCTTCAGGAAATGGAAAGCACCGGTGGTGAACCCGATGTGGTTGGTCGGGATGCCCGTACCGACGAATACATTTTTTACGATTGTTCGGCCGAAACGCCCAAAGGCCGCCGAAGCATTTGTTACGACCGGGAAGCGCTGGAAGCGAGAAAAGAGAATAAACCGGCTAATAATGCGCTGGATATGGCAGCTGCTATGGGCGTTGAACTGTTAACGGAAGAGCAATATCGGGAGTTGCAGACACTGGGGAAGTTCGACCAGAAAACGTCGAGTTGGATTAGTACCCCTCCGGCTATCCGAAAGCTCGGCGGGGCTCTCTTTTGCGACCGTCGGTACGATACGGTTTTTGTGTACCACAATGGTGCCGAATCTTACTATGGCGTTCGGGGTTTCCGGAGCTCGCTTCGGGTATAA
- a CDS encoding DoxX family protein, with protein sequence MTKRNRIIYWVATLWLALGMLSTGVAQLVNAKEGQGGVDMITHEGYPVYLLPLLGICKILGVVAVLIPGFRLVKEWAYAGFFFIMSGAIFSHIASGDSISSILPALLLLVLTMVSWYFRPESRKHSFVNQ encoded by the coding sequence ATGACAAAGCGCAATAGAATCATTTACTGGGTAGCTACCCTTTGGCTGGCTCTGGGAATGCTGTCGACCGGAGTCGCTCAGCTAGTAAACGCGAAAGAAGGACAGGGTGGTGTCGACATGATCACGCACGAGGGCTATCCGGTATATCTGTTACCCCTGCTGGGCATTTGCAAAATTCTCGGCGTTGTCGCTGTACTTATTCCTGGTTTTCGGTTGGTAAAAGAGTGGGCCTACGCTGGCTTCTTCTTTATCATGTCGGGCGCTATTTTTTCGCATATCGCGTCCGGTGATTCGATCAGTTCAATATTACCTGCCTTGTTACTTCTGGTCCTGACGATGGTATCCTGGTACTTCAGGCCTGAGAGTAGAAAACATAGTTTCGTTAATCAGTAA
- a CDS encoding SRPBCC domain-containing protein, translated as MERKTSVHAEDGKQDLVITREFDLPLELLFKAYVEPGIVEQWMGTKVLKLENKKHGSWQFETTDPKGNKHGFSGVYHEFIPNQKITRTFEMENAPYGAQLEFLEFEALTDHTSKLTMQVVYRSVSIRDQVLQLPFAKGINMAHNRLQETIINLFPHDKAQ; from the coding sequence ATGGAACGAAAAACCAGCGTCCATGCCGAAGACGGAAAACAGGATTTAGTGATTACGCGGGAGTTTGATTTACCGCTGGAATTACTGTTTAAGGCGTATGTTGAGCCCGGCATTGTGGAGCAATGGATGGGCACGAAAGTGCTGAAACTCGAAAACAAAAAGCACGGTAGCTGGCAGTTTGAAACTACTGACCCAAAGGGGAATAAACACGGGTTCAGTGGGGTTTACCATGAGTTTATACCAAATCAGAAAATCACCCGAACCTTCGAAATGGAGAATGCGCCCTACGGTGCCCAGCTTGAATTTCTGGAGTTCGAAGCTCTCACCGACCACACCAGCAAACTGACGATGCAAGTGGTATACCGGTCGGTCAGCATCAGAGATCAGGTGTTACAACTACCCTTTGCTAAAGGCATCAACATGGCGCATAATCGTTTGCAGGAAACCATAATAAACTTATTCCCTCATGACAAAGCGCAATAG
- a CDS encoding metalloregulator ArsR/SmtB family transcription factor: MNLRRDVFQAIADPTRRAILLLVATQAMTAGAIAANFDTARPTVSKHLHILTECELLKQEQTGREIYYHINAQKMKEVADFIEPFRQMWDDRFNKLEAIMKNYQAKP; the protein is encoded by the coding sequence ATGAACTTACGACGAGACGTATTCCAGGCCATTGCCGATCCAACCCGGCGGGCTATCCTGCTGCTGGTAGCCACGCAGGCCATGACGGCTGGTGCCATAGCTGCCAACTTCGACACCGCCCGACCGACCGTTTCCAAACACCTGCATATCCTCACTGAATGCGAATTGCTGAAACAGGAGCAGACCGGGCGGGAAATCTATTATCATATCAATGCCCAAAAGATGAAGGAAGTCGCTGACTTTATCGAGCCGTTCCGCCAGATGTGGGATGACCGATTTAACAAACTGGAAGCTATCATGAAGAACTATCAAGCCAAACCCTAG
- a CDS encoding CocE/NonD family hydrolase: protein MLTTRKRFLCFSFLLLVSFFSKAQQTASTKAADETSPYNIQDSVQITTRDGAIISAIVVQKKGITQPLPVVLQFTIYVRDKGRDLKSLKESADNGYVGVIAYTRGKRFSPNAIYPYEYEATDTYEVIDWISHQPWCNGSVGMFGGSYNGFSQWAACKKMHPALKTIVPYVANRPGMGLPMENNVFVNPNYEWSFYVSNNKYLDTLVGNDRKRFRKVMFDWWQSGVAYNKMDSLDGTPNPWFQRWISHPDFDRYWQKMAPYERDFAQITIPILAFDGYYNDSQNSSLYYLRELQKYSPQTPWYLVIGPYGHFGTQIGGEHVINDYSVDSVALFDIKKITYQWFDYILKQGKKPDILKDKINYEVMGANEWRSAPSLDKMHNGFLTFYLSDQKVDTVYALRSKKPSATGYLSQQVDFADRQTSNNNYYPDPIVRKEIDTSNGFVFVSEPLSESMLVNGSFLGQMNISINKKDVDIGVTLYELTPTGDYFHLSYYIGRASYASDITKRSLLKPDKQTTIDFSNTHLVSKQLTKGSRLVVAVNVNKNPFSQLNYGTGKEVSTESILDANEPLRIKWYTNSYLRVPVWR from the coding sequence ATGCTCACAACACGCAAACGCTTTCTTTGCTTCTCATTTCTGCTTCTAGTATCGTTCTTCAGTAAGGCTCAACAAACAGCAAGTACAAAAGCAGCCGACGAAACCAGCCCCTATAACATCCAGGATAGTGTCCAGATCACAACCCGAGATGGAGCTATAATATCGGCCATAGTGGTTCAAAAGAAAGGCATAACACAGCCGTTGCCCGTTGTTCTACAGTTTACCATTTACGTGCGCGACAAAGGGCGGGATCTGAAATCGTTGAAAGAATCGGCCGACAACGGGTATGTGGGCGTTATTGCCTACACACGCGGGAAACGGTTCAGCCCCAACGCCATCTACCCGTATGAGTATGAAGCGACTGACACCTATGAGGTAATCGACTGGATTAGCCATCAACCGTGGTGCAATGGAAGCGTGGGTATGTTTGGTGGCAGCTATAATGGCTTTTCGCAATGGGCGGCCTGTAAGAAAATGCACCCTGCCCTTAAAACCATCGTGCCCTATGTAGCCAACCGGCCGGGCATGGGCTTACCGATGGAAAACAACGTGTTTGTCAACCCCAATTACGAATGGTCGTTCTACGTCAGCAACAACAAATACCTCGATACCCTTGTCGGCAATGACCGAAAGCGATTTCGGAAAGTAATGTTCGACTGGTGGCAAAGCGGGGTAGCTTATAACAAGATGGACAGCCTCGACGGAACACCCAACCCGTGGTTTCAGCGCTGGATCAGCCATCCCGACTTCGACCGCTACTGGCAGAAAATGGCCCCTTATGAACGTGATTTTGCCCAGATCACCATTCCTATTCTGGCGTTCGACGGCTATTACAACGATTCTCAAAACTCAAGTCTGTATTACCTCAGAGAGTTGCAGAAGTATAGTCCTCAAACGCCCTGGTATCTGGTTATTGGACCCTATGGGCACTTTGGAACGCAGATTGGTGGCGAACACGTGATTAACGACTATTCCGTTGATTCCGTCGCGTTGTTCGACATTAAAAAAATAACCTATCAATGGTTTGATTACATCCTGAAACAGGGCAAAAAGCCGGACATTCTGAAAGATAAAATCAACTACGAGGTTATGGGTGCCAATGAATGGCGCAGTGCCCCGTCGCTCGACAAGATGCACAATGGCTTTTTAACCTTTTACCTGAGCGACCAGAAAGTAGACACGGTTTATGCCTTACGTTCTAAAAAGCCATCCGCAACAGGCTATTTGTCGCAGCAGGTCGATTTTGCAGACCGCCAAACCAGCAACAACAACTACTACCCCGATCCCATCGTGCGAAAAGAAATAGACACCAGCAATGGCTTTGTCTTTGTCAGCGAACCCCTGTCAGAATCAATGCTCGTGAACGGTTCTTTTCTGGGCCAAATGAACATCAGTATCAATAAAAAAGATGTAGACATCGGCGTTACGCTATACGAATTGACACCGACCGGCGATTACTTTCATCTGTCGTACTACATCGGTCGGGCGAGTTATGCCAGCGACATCACGAAACGATCCCTGTTGAAACCCGATAAACAAACGACCATTGATTTTTCAAACACGCATCTGGTCAGTAAACAGCTTACTAAAGGTAGTCGGCTCGTGGTAGCTGTCAACGTGAATAAAAACCCGTTCTCCCAACTGAATTATGGAACCGGAAAAGAGGTAAGCACCGAATCTATCCTGGATGCAAACGAACCGCTACGCATAAAATGGTACACCAATAGCTACCTCCGTGTACCAGTCTGGCGCTAA
- a CDS encoding BrxA/BrxB family bacilliredoxin: MYPPHLLVPMREDLTSVGFEELTTAEDVVNTMENAQGTMLVVVNSVCGCAAGAARPGVKAAVAASPVKPDKMVTVFAGGDQEATAKMREYLLPYPPSSPSIAIFKDGELVHFIERHHIEGRSAQMIAQHLEMALEEFCTPANA, translated from the coding sequence ATGTATCCTCCTCATTTGCTTGTTCCCATGCGGGAAGACCTGACGAGCGTTGGGTTTGAAGAGCTCACCACCGCCGAAGACGTGGTGAACACAATGGAAAATGCGCAAGGCACCATGCTGGTTGTTGTGAACTCAGTATGTGGCTGTGCGGCTGGTGCAGCTCGTCCGGGTGTTAAAGCAGCGGTGGCCGCCAGCCCCGTTAAGCCCGATAAAATGGTGACGGTATTTGCCGGTGGCGACCAGGAAGCAACGGCAAAAATGCGGGAATACCTGCTACCTTATCCGCCGTCGTCGCCTTCAATTGCTATTTTTAAAGATGGCGAGCTGGTTCATTTCATTGAACGGCACCACATCGAAGGTCGGTCGGCGCAGATGATCGCTCAGCACCTCGAAATGGCGCTGGAAGAATTCTGCACGCCCGCCAACGCTTAA
- a CDS encoding DUF59 domain-containing protein codes for MTDEELKEQVVLALKGVYDPEIPVDVYELGLIYDIKIFPVNNVYILMTLTSPSCPSAGSIPSEIEEKVRAIEGVNDVSVELTFDPPYSTELMSEVAKLELGFM; via the coding sequence ATGACCGACGAAGAATTAAAAGAACAGGTTGTGCTTGCACTCAAAGGCGTGTATGACCCCGAAATTCCGGTGGATGTCTACGAGCTGGGCCTGATCTACGACATTAAGATATTTCCGGTCAACAACGTCTATATTCTGATGACGCTGACCTCGCCTTCCTGCCCATCGGCAGGTTCTATACCGAGTGAGATTGAAGAAAAAGTTCGGGCTATCGAGGGCGTCAACGACGTAAGCGTCGAACTTACCTTCGATCCGCCCTACTCCACTGAACTCATGTCGGAAGTTGCCAAGCTCGAACTGGGCTTTATGTAA
- a CDS encoding SufE family protein — MTINEKQDEIIDEFDLFEDQLDKTQYIIDLGKKLPPMPESAKTDENRIMGCQSKVWVDAELKDNRLYFYGDSEPTAQISKGLVSLLIRVLSGEKPEDIANADLYFIPRVGMGNLITSLRAGGLASMIERMKAFGRAYSQQQTV, encoded by the coding sequence ATGACAATTAACGAAAAACAGGACGAGATCATCGATGAATTCGATTTGTTCGAAGACCAGCTCGACAAAACGCAATACATCATTGACTTAGGTAAAAAATTACCGCCCATGCCTGAATCAGCCAAAACCGACGAAAATCGGATTATGGGCTGCCAGTCGAAGGTATGGGTGGATGCCGAACTGAAAGACAACCGATTGTATTTTTACGGCGACAGCGAGCCAACCGCCCAGATTTCGAAAGGGCTGGTTAGTTTGCTGATTCGTGTTTTATCGGGTGAAAAGCCCGAAGATATAGCCAACGCCGACCTTTATTTTATTCCCAGGGTTGGCATGGGCAATTTAATTACATCGTTGCGCGCCGGTGGGCTTGCGTCGATGATCGAACGAATGAAAGCCTTCGGCCGGGCCTATTCGCAACAACAAACGGTTTAA
- a CDS encoding cysteine desulfurase: MQSALERTLDIQKIRRDFPVLDQEVNGRPLVYFDNAATNQKPLPVIQALTHYYEGYNANIHRGIHHLAEQATAAFEASRRAMQAFLNAKHWQEIIFTYGTTDGINLVAQTYGRRFLNEGDEIIISTMEHHSNIVPWQMLCEEKGCVLKVIPINDKGELLLDEYEKLLSERTKFVSCVHVSNALGTINPVKTIIDKAHEVGAVVLIDGAQASSHLDLDVQALDADFYVLSAHKLYGPTGMGVLYGKKEILDSMPPYRGGGEMIKEVTFAKTTYNDIPYKFEAGTPNIADVIATKTALDYMADLGKENITAHENDLLQYATEQLSELDGLQIIGQAAEKISVISFIMEGIHHQDIGVILDQQGIAVRTGHHCTQPLMQRFGITGTTRASFAVYNTRDEVDRLIQGLRRVQKMML, encoded by the coding sequence ATGCAGTCGGCTTTAGAACGTACTCTCGATATACAAAAAATTCGCCGGGACTTTCCGGTTCTCGATCAGGAAGTCAACGGGCGTCCGCTGGTTTACTTCGACAATGCCGCGACGAACCAGAAACCACTGCCGGTTATTCAGGCCTTAACGCATTATTACGAAGGCTACAATGCCAATATCCACCGGGGTATTCACCATCTGGCCGAGCAGGCAACAGCCGCTTTCGAAGCGTCGCGACGGGCTATGCAGGCATTTCTGAACGCCAAACACTGGCAGGAAATCATCTTTACCTACGGCACTACGGATGGGATCAATCTGGTAGCGCAGACCTACGGCCGCCGGTTTCTGAACGAGGGCGACGAGATCATTATCTCGACTATGGAGCACCACTCCAACATTGTGCCCTGGCAAATGCTCTGCGAAGAAAAAGGCTGTGTGCTGAAAGTCATTCCGATCAACGACAAAGGCGAACTGCTGCTGGACGAATACGAAAAACTGCTGTCGGAACGGACTAAATTCGTCTCCTGTGTACACGTATCCAACGCGCTTGGCACAATCAACCCGGTCAAGACAATCATCGACAAAGCGCACGAAGTTGGCGCCGTAGTTCTGATCGACGGGGCACAGGCCAGTTCACACCTCGACCTCGACGTTCAGGCGCTCGATGCCGATTTTTATGTACTCTCAGCTCATAAGCTCTATGGCCCAACAGGAATGGGCGTTCTTTACGGGAAGAAAGAAATTCTGGATTCGATGCCTCCTTATCGGGGTGGTGGCGAAATGATTAAGGAAGTTACGTTTGCCAAAACGACCTACAACGATATTCCCTATAAGTTTGAAGCCGGTACGCCGAACATCGCCGATGTGATTGCAACAAAAACGGCGCTGGACTATATGGCTGATCTTGGCAAAGAGAACATAACCGCTCACGAAAACGACCTGCTTCAGTATGCCACCGAGCAATTGAGCGAGCTGGATGGCTTACAGATTATTGGGCAGGCAGCCGAAAAAATCAGCGTTATTTCCTTCATAATGGAGGGCATTCATCATCAGGACATTGGCGTTATTCTCGACCAGCAGGGCATTGCCGTTCGTACGGGGCACCATTGCACCCAGCCGCTCATGCAACGTTTCGGCATTACCGGAACTACGCGGGCTTCATTTGCGGTTTATAACACCAGAGATGAAGTCGACCGGCTTATTCAGGGCCTGCGCCGGGTGCAGAAAATGATGTTGTAA
- a CDS encoding esterase-like activity of phytase family protein has translation MRTFFLLLLFEFIGTVSHSQSVQFSFEGDSTTIPLVRDSLRGISGLEIIPATNEWHLVSDRGWHFIFSNIQSIRDLGDSSHLLKAEKTPFWFESIRFNPQTSTYFWTDEYEFTTSLLFGKAVSDSTRQILLRMPLPGSNKGLEGIALTPSGTLWVAPEAGWEGETRMNQDTITFFRYGNPTASDPAVERYKYPIDRCAFAQGEERLGGISEILAVDDTRLLVLERCYDASQKQVTANIYLATQHDENHTLVKELAFSFSQQFPGIVCNLEAMAWADAQHQTLVLIADDNFRRNRTLKNQIIVLKRR, from the coding sequence ATGCGGACGTTTTTTCTCCTTTTACTTTTTGAATTCATTGGCACAGTAAGCCACAGCCAGTCTGTACAATTTTCCTTTGAAGGCGACTCAACCACTATCCCGCTGGTTCGCGATAGTTTACGCGGCATTTCGGGGCTGGAAATCATACCGGCCACCAACGAATGGCATCTGGTCAGCGACCGGGGCTGGCATTTCATATTTAGCAATATCCAATCCATCCGCGATCTGGGCGATAGCTCACATCTCCTAAAAGCCGAAAAAACACCGTTCTGGTTTGAGAGTATCCGCTTCAACCCACAAACCAGCACCTATTTCTGGACCGACGAATATGAGTTTACGACCTCCCTGCTTTTTGGCAAAGCCGTAAGCGATAGTACCCGACAGATTTTGCTAAGGATGCCACTCCCCGGCTCGAACAAAGGGCTGGAAGGCATTGCTCTCACGCCATCGGGCACGCTTTGGGTAGCGCCCGAAGCCGGTTGGGAAGGCGAAACCCGCATGAATCAGGACACCATTACCTTCTTTCGGTATGGCAACCCAACCGCCAGCGACCCGGCGGTCGAGCGGTATAAATACCCCATCGACCGCTGTGCTTTTGCACAGGGCGAAGAGCGGCTGGGCGGCATTTCGGAAATTCTGGCCGTCGACGATACTCGGCTGCTGGTGCTGGAACGGTGCTACGATGCCAGCCAGAAGCAGGTTACGGCCAACATTTATCTGGCCACGCAGCACGACGAAAATCATACGTTAGTGAAAGAACTGGCCTTTAGTTTCAGCCAGCAGTTTCCGGGCATTGTCTGCAATCTGGAAGCAATGGCCTGGGCTGATGCTCAACACCAAACCCTGGTGCTGATTGCCGACGACAACTTCCGCCGAAACCGGACGCTGAAAAATCAGATCATTGTTTTGAAGAGACGATAA
- the sufD gene encoding Fe-S cluster assembly protein SufD gives MTPSYASYNDFKNQLLAAFRTNEERMNGESKTPLHQLRKAALNQFDLLGFPTIRHEEWKYSNVSGLFKEAFVLDSAASVTAADLAPLEIPNLDGNILYFVNGRYQPELSHIISPADQIQITSFAEAVKANPDLVNSHFAQYADFKDNAFTALNTALASDGVVVNVPANTTVEQPIILRFITDARDQNVASQPRNLVIVGKNAEVMMAESYRTLGERASFVNVVTEIVLDREARMQYYKVQNETQQAYHIGTTQVSQSDNSHFYSATVTLNGNFVRNNLNIVLNGQYAEAFMYGLYTPNGRQHIDNHTLVDHAMPNSYSNELYKGMLDDTSTGVFNGKIFVRPDAQKTNAYQSCKNVVLSPGASMNTKPQLEIFADDVKCSHGTTTGQLNDEALFYMRSRGIPKDEARTLLLYAFSQDVLSQIKIQPIREYLERVVTEKLTK, from the coding sequence ATGACTCCCTCCTACGCATCATATAACGACTTTAAGAACCAGCTTCTGGCCGCTTTTCGAACCAACGAAGAGCGTATGAATGGGGAAAGTAAAACTCCTCTTCATCAGCTCCGAAAAGCCGCCCTGAATCAGTTCGACCTATTAGGCTTTCCAACCATTCGCCACGAAGAATGGAAATATTCGAACGTTAGTGGCTTGTTTAAAGAAGCGTTCGTTCTCGACAGTGCGGCCAGCGTTACGGCCGCCGATCTGGCTCCGCTCGAAATTCCGAATCTCGACGGCAATATCCTTTATTTTGTTAACGGACGCTATCAGCCAGAACTGTCACATATTATAAGCCCTGCCGATCAGATCCAGATTACAAGCTTTGCCGAAGCGGTTAAAGCCAATCCCGATCTGGTCAATTCTCATTTTGCGCAATACGCCGATTTTAAGGACAATGCGTTTACGGCGCTGAACACGGCACTGGCCAGCGATGGCGTTGTGGTGAACGTGCCAGCCAACACGACCGTCGAACAGCCGATTATTCTCCGGTTCATTACCGACGCCCGCGATCAGAATGTTGCTTCGCAGCCCCGCAATCTGGTTATCGTTGGTAAAAATGCGGAAGTAATGATGGCTGAGTCGTACCGGACACTGGGCGAACGGGCCAGTTTCGTGAACGTTGTTACCGAAATTGTGCTGGATCGTGAGGCCCGAATGCAGTATTACAAAGTACAGAACGAAACCCAGCAGGCCTATCATATTGGCACTACCCAGGTAAGCCAGTCCGACAATAGCCATTTTTATTCGGCAACGGTAACGCTAAACGGTAATTTTGTTCGGAACAATCTGAACATTGTACTCAACGGCCAATATGCCGAAGCGTTTATGTACGGTCTGTATACGCCCAACGGCCGTCAGCATATCGACAACCATACGCTGGTCGATCATGCCATGCCAAACTCCTACAGCAATGAGCTGTATAAAGGTATGCTGGACGATACTAGCACGGGGGTATTCAACGGTAAGATTTTTGTTCGGCCCGATGCCCAGAAAACCAATGCCTATCAGTCGTGTAAAAACGTAGTGCTGTCGCCCGGTGCATCGATGAACACCAAACCGCAGTTGGAAATTTTTGCCGACGATGTGAAGTGTTCACATGGCACCACAACTGGTCAGCTAAACGACGAAGCACTTTTTTATATGCGGTCGCGGGGTATTCCGAAAGATGAAGCCCGGACGCTGCTGCTCTATGCCTTTTCGCAGGATGTTCTGAGCCAGATAAAAATCCAGCCCATTCGCGAATATCTGGAACGGGTCGTTACTGAAAAGTTAACGAAATAA